The genomic stretch GGTAGCTGGAGCTAATACTTTTAGTTTCTCAACATCTGTAACTGGTGTATACAAGTATATTGATGTAACTGCAGCTAATAACAATGCATCTGCTGATGATGTCTACATGGTGAGTTCTACCGTAAACAATTATCCTATGGCGAATGATTTTGAAGGATTACCATTGGGAGGTTTACCAAGCAATATGATTGTAGAGGACAACACTGGTCGTCTTTATGCAGTAGATCAAAGTGTTGCTACTGGTCTTCCTATTCCACTAGGAGGATACGGACAATCTGTTACTTCTTTCCGTTTTGACTTTGCAACTATTGATCCAGGCACTGTGTCTTCTTTAGTATCTGAAAAAGTAAGCCTTGCAAACGCAAATGGTTCTGAAGTTCAATTTGACTATGCATACGGTGTTCGTGGTACAAGTACAGGAGATATGCTAGAAGCATTTGTTTCTGTAGACTGCGGTCAAAACTGGATTAGAATTTGGGATGCAACTGCTGGTTCAGGGCTTGAAACTGCACCTGCTACTGCTTCTGGAAGTCGTTTTTACCCAATAGCTGCTAATAACTGGAAAACTATTAGCGCATACATCTCTGGTATAGACGGAGCTGCTGAAGTAATGATCAAAATAAAAGGAACTTCTGCCCTAGGTAATGCCCTTTACTTTGATAACTTAATGATTGATGGCAAGCCAATCGGTCTTGCTGAAATAAATGCTGCTGAAACTGCAAGCGTTTATCCTAATCCAGCAACGGATAAATTCTTTGTAGAATTGAATGAGCCTACTGACTTTAATGTACAGCTTAGCACTACTACTGGTCAAGTAGTAAGAGTTGCTGATTTTACTAAAACCACAAAAGCGGAAATCAACACTAACGGCCTAGCTAAAGGTGTTTATATTCTGAATATTTCTTCTGATAATGGTACTTCTTCTCAAAGAGTAACTATTGCAGATTAATCTTTGGGTTAGTTTTTGAACCTTAATAGCCACGACCGACAGAATTGTTGGTCGTGGCTTAATTATTAAATACATTTTCGATGAATAAATTTATTCCTACCCTTTTCCTTAGTCTTATTTGCTCAATTGGTCTCTTAGCTCAAGAAGGGTTGCCTAGCATTCAAATTAAAGACCTAATGGGTAACCAAGTGGATGCATCTACTTTGAGTAATGACGGAAAACCTATTGTTGTAAGCTTTTGGGCAACTTGGTGCAAACCATGTATTCGCGAGCTAAGCACCATTAATGATGACTACATTGACTGGCAGGATGAGACTGGTGTTAAGTTAATCGCTATTTCTATCGATGATAGCCGTTTATCAAGTAAGGTTCGTCCTTTTGTAACTGGCCAAGGCTGGGAATACGAGGTGTACTTAGATGAGAACTCTGAACTTAGACGTGCTTTAAATGTGAATAACATCCCTCATACTTTTTTACTTAACGGAGAAGGTGAGATCGTGTGGCAACACAATGGTTACATACCCGGTGATGAGGATCATTTATATGAGCTAATCACCAAATTGGTGAACGGAGAAGACATCAACGAGTAAAGCACCCAAACCCGCGTATTCTGTGAAAAAATTATTAGTCGCTACGGCTATATTAGCTGGAGCATATGGTTCATTTGCCCAAAGCAAACTAGACTTAGGTCAGATTAGTGGAAACTTCCAAACTGATGCTCAATATTATTTTAGGGACTCCCTCATTGACCCAACGGGCGAGGCTTATCCGGATGAGCGCCTATTAACTACAGGTTTTTTAAACTTGACGTATACCCGCGGGAATTTTATGGCTGGTGTTCGTTATGAAAATTATCAAAATAACCGTGTTGGTTTACCCCCCGGTTATAAAGGTGAAGGTATTACCTATCGCTACGCCCGCTACATGGGAGATAAAATAGATATTACCGTTGGTAATTTTTATGAGCAATTTGGCTCCGGGCTTATTTTGAGAGCCTACGAGGAGCGAGGTCTGGGAATTGATAACAACCTTGATGGAGTTAGATTGAAGGTGACACCTGCTGATGGTCTTACCTATAGAGCAATTGTTGGACGCCAACGAAACTATTTTGATAAATCCAATAGCATTGTAAGAGGCTTTGATACTGACTGGAACATGAAAAACTCACTGAAATGGGAAAGTAATATTAACCTGATTTTGGGAGCTGGTCTTGTAAGTAAGTACCAAGAATTTGACAGTCCCACTTACGAATACCCAAACAATGTGGCTTCCGGAGCTTTACGCTTCAACCTGATTACAGGAGCATTTAATGTTTATGGTGAATATGCCTATAAGGCTAACGACCCGAGCGCAGATAACTTTGAAATTTATAAACCTGGAGAAGCCTTTTATCTAAGCGCTTCCTATGCAAAAAATAACTTCGGAGTTATTTTTAGTGCCAAACGATACGATAACTTTTCATGGAGATCTCAGCCTAATACAGATCCTCAGCAATTACTACTTGGTTATCTGCCATCGGCCACCACATTACATACCTATACACTCCCAGCCCTGTATGCCTACAATACAGTACTTACGGGTGAGCAAGGCTTTCAAATTGAAACCAGCTACAAGTTTCCTCGTAAAACAGCACTTGGTGGAAAATATGGAACCTACATAGGTCTTAGCGCTGCAGTAAGTAAGAGTATTGACAAAGAATATATAACTCGTGATGACGGCACTGGGGTGCAAACAATAAGTGGAACAGATGGATATAAGAGCGTGTTTGATACCAAAAACTGGGGCTTTGGTGAGTACCTATACTTCACCGACCTACACTTAGATTTCAAGAAGAAACTCAATAAA from Owenweeksia hongkongensis DSM 17368 encodes the following:
- a CDS encoding TlpA family protein disulfide reductase, producing MNKFIPTLFLSLICSIGLLAQEGLPSIQIKDLMGNQVDASTLSNDGKPIVVSFWATWCKPCIRELSTINDDYIDWQDETGVKLIAISIDDSRLSSKVRPFVTGQGWEYEVYLDENSELRRALNVNNIPHTFLLNGEGEIVWQHNGYIPGDEDHLYELITKLVNGEDINE
- a CDS encoding DUF6029 family protein, coding for MKKLLVATAILAGAYGSFAQSKLDLGQISGNFQTDAQYYFRDSLIDPTGEAYPDERLLTTGFLNLTYTRGNFMAGVRYENYQNNRVGLPPGYKGEGITYRYARYMGDKIDITVGNFYEQFGSGLILRAYEERGLGIDNNLDGVRLKVTPADGLTYRAIVGRQRNYFDKSNSIVRGFDTDWNMKNSLKWESNINLILGAGLVSKYQEFDSPTYEYPNNVASGALRFNLITGAFNVYGEYAYKANDPSADNFEIYKPGEAFYLSASYAKNNFGVIFSAKRYDNFSWRSQPNTDPQQLLLGYLPSATTLHTYTLPALYAYNTVLTGEQGFQIETSYKFPRKTALGGKYGTYIGLSAAVSKSIDKEYITRDDGTGVQTISGTDGYKSVFDTKNWGFGEYLYFTDLHLDFKKKLNKKLKLNFSQYFFHFNEDALRKGVAGVADIGFDTSGGTPHAYNIHSTVVELLWKTKPGHSLRTELQGLWTEGDRGDWALALFEYSISPKWFFAVQDAWNYGNAVKDLRVHYISVTAGYTLDRTRFQLGYGRQQQGVFCVGGICRTVPASNGFSLSITSNF